The following coding sequences are from one Pseudonocardia sp. HH130630-07 window:
- the smc gene encoding chromosome segregation protein SMC, whose amino-acid sequence MHLKTLTMKGFKSFASATTLRLEPGITCVVGPNGSGKSNVVDAISWVLGEQGAKALRGGKMEDVIFAGTSGRGALGRAEVTLTIDNSDGALPIDYSEVSVTRRMFRDGAGEYEINGSRARLLDVQELLSDSGIGREMHVIVGQGQLDGVLQSKPEDRRSYIEEAAGVLKHRKRKEKALRKLDAMQANLTRLTDLTAELRRQLKPLGRQAEIARKAQSVQSELRDARLRLAADDLVTLQEEITREEASQDQARQRRAEVEEQLEAARERQQELETALAADAPRLQTAQDTWYQLSALAERLRGTVRLAEERVRHLTSSGAVGHTPGRDPDETEAEAEVIAEQEEELVAGVDEARRRLDEVVTEKAERERTLVAAEREHLAAVRAIADRRAGIATLAGKADALRSGVAATAEEIERLSEALAEATARTEQADAELLSARDGLGPEASEDAGDASAGRVEQAETAHRAAADRVAELGRAERDAEQRRAHWRARVEALQVGLVRRDGTGALLDSGTENDVLGAVAELVEVQPDARAAVAAALGEVAEGVAVASVSAAAGALRSLRDGDAGRAALLVAGVSAATGAPVPVAVPDTDPPAGRWAAALVTAPPALGAALAALLRDVVVVADLDTAATALAARPDLTAVTTDGDLLTAHVARGGAGAGEGALQLQAAVDDAVTERDAVDAELESLRPTLEGARAEEEARGTDLTAARTAVADADRRRAAAAAQLGRLEQVVASATAEAQRLRERRDGVEARRSESLIALEAAEHQLSLASDAPTDEEPDTELRDEAAERVEEVRSEEVECRLALRTAEERARAIAGRAETLRRQAHAERQARSRAAAAAAERERASEIARLVVDAGGTACERIELSLAVATIERDEVHAARAERERAHHEAREATTRLTGLLEKLTDAVHRDEMVRQQTRMRLDQLTEKILADHGIGGDELVAEYGPDVPVPPSEADVAEYEAAKERGEQVSAPPAVPFDRGTQERRRKRAEKDLSLLGKVNPLALEEFAALEERYRFLSTQLEDLKNTRRDLLVVVREVDDKILEVFTTAYHDVAAEFETVFATLFPGGDGRLVLTDPDDMLTTGIEVEARPPGKKVKRLSLLSGGERSLTAMALLVAIFRARPSPFYVLDEIEAALDDVNLRRLISLMEELRANSQLIVITHQKPTMEVADALYGVSMRGDGITQVISQRLRPAS is encoded by the coding sequence GTGCACCTCAAGACGCTGACGATGAAGGGCTTCAAGTCCTTCGCCTCGGCCACCACGCTGCGCCTGGAACCGGGGATCACCTGCGTCGTCGGGCCGAACGGCTCCGGCAAGTCCAACGTCGTCGACGCGATCAGCTGGGTGCTCGGTGAGCAGGGCGCCAAGGCGCTGCGCGGCGGCAAGATGGAGGACGTCATCTTCGCCGGCACCTCCGGGCGCGGAGCGCTGGGCCGCGCCGAGGTGACGCTGACGATCGACAACTCCGACGGGGCCCTGCCGATCGACTACTCCGAGGTCTCGGTGACCCGCCGGATGTTCCGCGACGGCGCCGGGGAGTACGAGATCAACGGGTCCCGGGCCCGGCTGCTCGACGTGCAGGAGCTGCTCTCGGACTCGGGCATCGGCCGGGAGATGCACGTGATCGTCGGGCAGGGGCAGCTCGACGGGGTGCTGCAGTCCAAGCCCGAGGACCGGCGCTCCTACATCGAGGAGGCCGCCGGGGTCCTCAAGCACCGCAAGCGCAAGGAGAAGGCGCTGCGGAAGCTGGACGCGATGCAGGCCAACCTGACCCGGCTCACCGACCTCACCGCCGAGCTGCGCCGCCAGCTCAAGCCCCTGGGCCGCCAGGCCGAGATCGCCCGCAAGGCCCAGTCCGTGCAGAGCGAGCTGCGCGACGCGCGGCTCCGGCTCGCCGCCGACGACCTGGTGACGCTGCAGGAGGAGATCACCCGGGAGGAGGCGTCCCAGGACCAGGCCCGGCAGCGGCGCGCCGAGGTCGAGGAGCAGCTGGAGGCGGCCCGGGAACGCCAGCAGGAGCTGGAGACCGCGCTCGCCGCGGACGCGCCGCGGCTGCAGACCGCGCAGGACACCTGGTACCAGCTCTCCGCGCTGGCCGAGCGGCTGCGCGGCACCGTCCGCCTGGCCGAGGAGCGGGTCCGGCACCTGACCTCCTCCGGCGCGGTGGGGCACACCCCCGGCCGGGACCCGGACGAGACCGAGGCCGAGGCCGAGGTGATCGCCGAGCAGGAGGAGGAGCTGGTCGCGGGCGTCGACGAGGCCCGGCGCCGGCTCGACGAGGTCGTCACCGAGAAGGCCGAGCGGGAACGGACGCTGGTCGCCGCGGAGCGCGAGCACCTCGCCGCCGTCCGGGCGATCGCCGACCGCCGGGCCGGGATCGCGACGCTCGCCGGCAAGGCCGACGCGCTGCGGTCCGGGGTGGCGGCGACCGCGGAGGAGATCGAGCGGCTGTCCGAGGCGCTGGCCGAGGCGACCGCGCGCACCGAGCAGGCCGATGCCGAGCTGCTCTCCGCCCGCGACGGCCTCGGGCCCGAGGCGTCCGAGGACGCCGGGGACGCGTCCGCCGGGCGGGTCGAGCAGGCCGAGACCGCGCACCGGGCGGCAGCCGACCGGGTCGCCGAGCTGGGCCGCGCGGAGCGCGACGCCGAGCAGCGCCGCGCGCACTGGCGGGCCCGGGTGGAGGCGTTGCAGGTCGGGCTCGTCCGGCGCGACGGCACCGGTGCGCTGCTCGACTCCGGGACGGAGAACGACGTGCTGGGCGCCGTCGCCGAGCTGGTCGAGGTGCAGCCGGACGCCCGCGCCGCGGTCGCGGCCGCGCTCGGGGAGGTCGCCGAGGGCGTCGCCGTGGCGTCGGTCTCCGCGGCGGCCGGGGCGCTGCGCTCGCTGCGCGACGGCGACGCGGGACGGGCCGCGCTGCTCGTCGCCGGGGTCTCCGCGGCCACCGGTGCGCCGGTCCCGGTCGCCGTGCCCGACACCGACCCGCCGGCCGGCCGGTGGGCCGCCGCGCTCGTGACCGCCCCGCCCGCGCTGGGTGCGGCGCTGGCCGCACTGCTGCGCGACGTCGTCGTCGTGGCGGATCTGGACACCGCGGCGACCGCGCTCGCGGCGCGGCCGGACCTCACCGCCGTCACCACCGACGGGGACCTGCTCACCGCGCACGTCGCCCGTGGCGGCGCCGGGGCCGGTGAGGGTGCGCTGCAGCTGCAGGCCGCCGTCGACGACGCCGTGACCGAGCGGGACGCCGTGGACGCCGAGCTGGAGTCGCTGCGTCCCACCCTCGAGGGCGCCCGCGCCGAGGAGGAGGCCCGCGGTACCGATCTGACCGCCGCCCGGACCGCGGTCGCCGACGCCGACCGGCGCCGGGCCGCGGCCGCCGCGCAGCTGGGGCGCCTGGAGCAGGTCGTCGCGTCCGCCACGGCCGAGGCGCAGCGGCTGCGGGAGCGCCGGGACGGGGTCGAGGCCCGCCGCTCGGAGTCGCTGATCGCGCTGGAGGCCGCCGAGCACCAGCTCTCGCTCGCCTCCGACGCCCCCACCGACGAGGAGCCGGACACCGAGCTGCGCGACGAGGCCGCCGAGCGGGTCGAGGAGGTCCGCTCCGAGGAGGTCGAGTGCCGGCTCGCGCTGCGCACCGCAGAGGAGCGGGCCCGCGCGATCGCCGGTCGCGCCGAGACCCTGCGCCGCCAGGCGCACGCCGAGCGCCAGGCCCGGTCCCGGGCCGCCGCCGCGGCCGCGGAGCGGGAACGCGCCTCGGAGATCGCGCGGCTGGTCGTCGACGCCGGTGGCACGGCGTGCGAGCGGATCGAGCTGTCGCTGGCCGTCGCGACCATCGAGCGCGACGAGGTGCACGCCGCGCGGGCCGAGCGCGAGCGCGCGCACCACGAGGCCCGGGAGGCCACGACCCGGCTGACCGGGCTGCTGGAGAAGCTCACCGACGCCGTGCACCGCGACGAGATGGTCCGCCAGCAGACCCGGATGCGTCTCGACCAGCTGACCGAGAAGATCCTCGCCGACCACGGGATCGGCGGCGACGAGCTGGTCGCCGAGTACGGGCCGGACGTGCCGGTGCCGCCGTCGGAGGCCGACGTCGCGGAGTACGAGGCCGCGAAGGAACGCGGCGAGCAGGTGTCCGCACCGCCGGCCGTGCCGTTCGACCGGGGGACCCAGGAGCGGCGCCGGAAACGGGCCGAGAAGGACCTGTCGCTGCTCGGCAAGGTCAACCCGCTGGCGCTGGAGGAGTTCGCCGCGCTGGAGGAGCGCTACCGCTTCCTGTCCACCCAGCTGGAGGACCTGAAGAACACGCGGCGCGACCTGCTCGTCGTGGTCCGCGAGGTCGACGACAAGATCCTCGAGGTCTTCACGACGGCCTACCACGACGTGGCCGCCGAGTTCGAGACCGTGTTCGCGACGCTGTTCCCCGGTGGTGACGGCCGGCTCGTCCTCACCGATCCCGACGACATGCTGACCACCGGCATCGAGGTGGAGGCCCGGCCGCCGGGGAAGAAGGTCAAGCGGCTGTCGCTGCTGTCCGGCGGGGAGCGGTCGCTCACCGCGATGGCGTTGCTGGTGGCGATCTTCCGGGCCCGGCCGTCGCCGTTCTACGTGCTCGACGAGATCGAGGCCGCCCTCGACGACGTCAACCTGCGCCGGCTGATCTCGCTGATGGAGGAGCTGCGGGCGAACAGCCAGCTCATCGTCATCACCCACCAGAAGCCGACGATGGAGGTCGCGGACGCGCTCTACGGCGTCTCGATGCGGGGGGACGGGATCACCCAGGTGATCTCGCAGCGGCTGCGCCCCGCGTCGTAG
- the ftsY gene encoding signal recognition particle-docking protein FtsY → MTTQTIWIVVAVVVAVLLIAVVAGLLIARRRRISLREDDPQRELGTDGTATAPPKKGGSYQAGGGFDFASGTAAAPERPAADGSAPGVTEPVERPDVAPVAPVEGPTADEVRTPPGGNPVVGGATEARTPPGGLPVSTAPPVRPGTAPSSPTVPTESREPADPAVPTPADRGVIDTAEASKDPATQQLVRPPAGAPPTSAPPAPEAPAPRAPAPVPADTIDPAEGRIERLRGRLSRSRSGLGQSLLGLLGAGDLDEDSWEDVEATLLQADLGPETTAEVVEKLRHRLAARGVRTAEQVRETLREVLVEALETGQGRSVHVLPQEGRPAVVLVVGVNGTGKTTTTGKLARVLVAGGRQVTLGAADTFRAAAAEQLVTWGERSGAGVVRGPEGSDPASVAFEAVKRGTAGGADAVLLDTAGRLHTKTGLMDELGKVKRVVEKQARVDEVLLVLDATTGQNGLTQARVFGEVVDVTGIVLTKLDGTAKGGIVFRVQRELGVPVKLVGLGEGPDDLAPFEAGAFVDALLN, encoded by the coding sequence GTGACCACGCAGACCATCTGGATCGTCGTCGCGGTCGTCGTGGCCGTGCTGCTGATCGCCGTCGTCGCGGGGCTGCTGATCGCCCGCCGCAGGCGGATCAGCCTGCGCGAGGACGACCCTCAGCGCGAGCTCGGCACCGACGGGACCGCCACGGCGCCGCCGAAGAAGGGCGGCAGCTACCAGGCCGGTGGCGGGTTCGACTTCGCGTCGGGCACGGCCGCCGCCCCGGAGCGCCCCGCCGCCGACGGGTCGGCCCCGGGCGTCACCGAGCCGGTCGAGCGGCCGGACGTGGCGCCGGTCGCCCCCGTCGAGGGCCCGACCGCCGACGAGGTCCGCACCCCGCCGGGTGGGAACCCCGTCGTCGGCGGGGCGACCGAGGCCCGGACCCCGCCCGGCGGGCTCCCCGTGTCGACCGCGCCGCCGGTGCGCCCGGGGACCGCGCCGAGCAGCCCGACCGTCCCGACCGAGAGCCGCGAGCCCGCGGACCCGGCGGTCCCCACACCGGCCGACCGGGGTGTCATCGACACCGCCGAGGCCAGCAAGGACCCCGCGACCCAGCAGCTCGTCCGGCCGCCGGCCGGCGCGCCCCCGACGTCGGCGCCCCCGGCCCCGGAGGCTCCGGCGCCCCGGGCCCCGGCACCGGTCCCGGCCGACACGATCGACCCCGCCGAGGGACGGATCGAGCGGCTGCGCGGGCGGCTGTCCCGGTCCCGCTCCGGCCTCGGGCAGAGCCTGCTCGGCCTGCTCGGCGCCGGTGACCTGGACGAGGACTCCTGGGAGGACGTCGAGGCGACGCTGCTGCAGGCCGACCTCGGCCCGGAGACGACCGCCGAGGTCGTCGAGAAGCTGCGCCACCGGCTCGCCGCCCGTGGCGTCCGTACCGCCGAGCAGGTGCGCGAGACGCTGCGCGAGGTGCTCGTCGAGGCGCTGGAGACCGGGCAGGGCCGCTCGGTGCACGTGCTGCCGCAGGAGGGGCGCCCGGCGGTGGTGCTCGTCGTCGGCGTCAACGGCACCGGCAAGACGACCACCACCGGCAAGCTCGCCCGGGTGCTCGTCGCCGGCGGCCGCCAGGTCACCCTCGGTGCGGCCGACACGTTCCGGGCCGCGGCCGCGGAACAGCTCGTGACCTGGGGGGAGCGCTCCGGCGCCGGTGTCGTCCGGGGTCCGGAGGGGTCCGACCCGGCGTCGGTCGCGTTCGAGGCGGTCAAGCGCGGCACCGCCGGCGGCGCCGACGCCGTCCTGCTCGACACCGCGGGCCGGCTGCACACCAAGACCGGCCTGATGGACGAGCTCGGCAAGGTCAAGCGGGTCGTCGAGAAGCAGGCCAGGGTCGACGAGGTACTGCTCGTCCTCGACGCCACGACCGGCCAGAACGGGCTGACCCAGGCCCGGGTGTTCGGCGAGGTCGTCGACGTCACCGGGATCGTGCTGACCAAGCTCGACGGCACCGCCAAGGGCGGCATCGTCTTCCGGGTGCAGCGCGAGCTCGGCGTGCCGGTGAAGCTCGTCGGGCTCGGCGAGGGCCCGGACGATCTCGCGCCGTTCGAGGCCGGGGCGTTCGTCGACGCCCTGCTGAACTGA